One window from the genome of Chloroflexaceae bacterium encodes:
- a CDS encoding PH domain-containing protein → MFDWLRKMLELDAEAAIDLGPEEKILFVIGRHWIVLLTRMILPLLALILFGGLAMYRAAGGTFLVRETGAPIGLDALNWLLAFIAGGLLLVWLVLYVRGPRTRGPRRVLLLAAGAVLLLLYYRFTGGRVFAIEPELSLAQRADAWNIVLIILAFVSVFMLLFTFYDWLNDELILTNQRVVFDNDQVFIPRLIEQRVQQQIFLEDVQDVNAKTSTYPQHILKYGTIVVKSARFGGNIVFESASQPMEMQRQIMDQVRALRRRMTAADYQRMIDERIYGKKTSPGKTTTIIRQTRPARWLSAIFPENPEVDEKTSTITWRPHWLFMLRAQIGPTLLLALGLFAVALANSYLELEAGWILLAIFLVVVAYVLWAAWEFEDYRNDKYILAPTNVVDIEKKPFGPEDRRQASLGAITNVSFETTFISNLLGYGDVVLETAGAGGKFTFLRVPRPNQVVNTINEYIVNFKRGEREKNLNDTLDLLAQYHEAQKRYNEINPGSA, encoded by the coding sequence ATGTTCGACTGGCTGCGCAAAATGCTGGAACTCGATGCCGAGGCCGCGATTGACCTCGGCCCCGAGGAGAAGATCCTCTTCGTCATCGGTCGCCACTGGATCGTCCTGCTTACCCGGATGATCCTGCCCCTGCTGGCACTGATCCTTTTTGGCGGCCTGGCGATGTATCGCGCCGCCGGGGGCACGTTCCTGGTGCGTGAGACCGGAGCGCCAATTGGTCTGGATGCGTTAAACTGGCTGCTGGCCTTCATCGCTGGCGGCCTGTTGCTTGTCTGGCTGGTCCTGTACGTGCGCGGCCCCAGGACGCGTGGGCCGCGCCGGGTGTTGTTACTGGCCGCCGGCGCCGTGCTTCTGCTTCTCTACTATCGCTTTACTGGCGGGCGCGTCTTCGCCATCGAGCCGGAGCTCTCACTGGCTCAGCGCGCTGATGCCTGGAACATCGTGCTGATCATTCTGGCGTTTGTCAGCGTCTTCATGCTGCTCTTTACATTTTATGACTGGCTGAACGACGAATTGATCCTCACCAACCAGCGGGTCGTCTTCGACAACGACCAGGTGTTTATTCCACGCCTGATTGAACAGCGCGTCCAGCAGCAGATCTTTCTCGAAGATGTGCAGGATGTGAATGCGAAAACCAGCACCTATCCTCAACATATCCTGAAGTATGGCACTATTGTTGTGAAGTCGGCGCGCTTTGGCGGGAACATCGTCTTTGAGTCGGCCAGCCAGCCGATGGAGATGCAACGGCAGATTATGGACCAGGTGCGCGCCCTGCGGAGGCGCATGACCGCGGCCGATTACCAGCGCATGATTGATGAGCGCATCTACGGCAAAAAAACCTCGCCTGGCAAGACAACCACCATAATCAGGCAAACGCGTCCAGCACGCTGGCTCAGCGCCATCTTTCCTGAGAATCCCGAGGTTGATGAGAAGACGTCAACGATTACCTGGCGCCCCCACTGGCTGTTTATGCTGCGCGCCCAGATTGGCCCGACGTTGCTGCTGGCGCTGGGCCTGTTTGCCGTTGCCCTGGCCAATAGTTACCTGGAACTGGAGGCGGGCTGGATCCTCCTGGCAATCTTCCTGGTTGTGGTCGCCTACGTGCTCTGGGCGGCGTGGGAGTTCGAGGATTATCGGAACGATAAGTACATTCTTGCTCCTACCAATGTGGTAGATATCGAGAAGAAGCCCTTCGGCCCCGAGGATCGGCGACAGGCCAGCCTGGGGGCGATCACCAATGTCAGCTTTGAGACGACCTTCATTAGTAACTTGCTTGGCTACGGCGATGTGGTGCTGGAGACAGCGGGCGCGGGCGGCAAGTTTACGTTTTTGCGCGTGCCGCGTCCAAATCAGGTAGTTAATACGATTAACGAATATATTGTCAATTTCAAGCGCGGCGAGCGTGAGAAAAACCTTAACGACACCCTTGACCTGCTCGCCCAGTACCATGAGGCGCAGAAGCGCTACAACGAGATTAACCCCGGCTCGGCGTGA
- a CDS encoding AP2 domain-containing protein, with protein MPRRNPPAPSVAPDAHTDNAEPTVHPAPSDDPLAALRYSPPPEIEAELIARLRSEHGSSLRSEAEDALRAIAAADTRRLPPRLRPKTTRHKGITRIDHPAKRTFGYFVRVTWNKQRRSKFFSDSVYGDRLAALSAALEWRNKAEQELGKPRTERQVIGVSRTSTGIVGVRRTVKDGREVYEATWREGNRIRRTSYSIAKHGEKRALSLARRARERYERQRQRSPIER; from the coding sequence ATGCCTCGCCGAAATCCTCCGGCGCCCTCTGTTGCGCCTGACGCGCACACGGACAATGCTGAACCGACGGTCCACCCGGCGCCTTCCGACGACCCGCTTGCGGCGCTGCGCTACAGCCCGCCCCCAGAGATCGAAGCAGAGCTCATTGCCAGACTTCGCTCCGAGCATGGCTCATCGCTCCGTTCAGAGGCCGAAGACGCCCTGCGAGCGATTGCCGCGGCTGATACGCGCCGCCTCCCGCCCCGGCTGCGTCCAAAGACGACCAGGCACAAGGGGATTACCCGCATTGACCATCCGGCCAAGCGCACCTTCGGCTACTTTGTGCGGGTCACCTGGAACAAGCAGCGGCGCAGCAAGTTCTTCTCTGACTCGGTGTATGGCGACCGGCTGGCGGCGCTGAGTGCGGCATTGGAATGGCGCAACAAAGCCGAGCAGGAGTTGGGGAAGCCGCGCACCGAGCGGCAGGTGATCGGCGTTTCCCGCACCAGCACCGGTATCGTGGGCGTGCGCCGCACCGTTAAGGATGGGCGCGAGGTGTATGAAGCCACCTGGCGCGAGGGGAACCGTATTCGCCGAACTTCCTATTCCATCGCCAAGCACGGTGAGAAGCGCGCCCTGAGCCTGGCGCGCCGGGCGCGCGAACGGTACGAGCGCCAGCGGCAGCGCAGCCCGATAGAGCGCTGA
- a CDS encoding DUF4388 domain-containing protein: MKLEGSLATFPLRELIDMVTFSSVTGVLNIYGSGKAGRLFFRDGALYHAERGAARGIDALAELLAIDEAFFSFVSDIVAEDESLWGAPHYFLQSAERAATRWRQIRPYVPDLERIPRLLVAPEWIERHVNPAHHPLLALVDGRLTLRDIAARLSWAAIDVAEIAAQLSLDGVIELTTSPSEPPDPAPPARGSGLFDRLLASGSATPASPPAAPPPADPQPRPYQSVEDPILRLLRGSG, encoded by the coding sequence GTGAAGCTGGAAGGTTCGCTTGCCACATTCCCGCTGCGGGAACTGATAGACATGGTAACGTTTAGCTCGGTCACCGGGGTGCTGAATATCTACGGATCGGGGAAGGCCGGGCGTCTTTTCTTCCGCGATGGGGCCCTGTATCACGCCGAGCGGGGAGCGGCGCGTGGAATTGACGCTCTGGCTGAGTTGCTGGCCATTGATGAGGCCTTCTTCAGCTTCGTCAGCGACATCGTAGCTGAAGACGAGTCCCTGTGGGGAGCGCCGCACTACTTTCTCCAGAGCGCCGAACGCGCCGCGACTCGCTGGCGCCAGATACGCCCCTATGTGCCCGATCTCGAGCGCATCCCGCGCCTGCTGGTCGCGCCGGAGTGGATCGAGCGTCACGTCAATCCGGCGCACCATCCGTTGCTTGCACTGGTTGATGGGCGTCTCACCCTTCGCGATATCGCCGCTCGCCTGTCGTGGGCCGCGATTGATGTGGCCGAGATTGCCGCCCAGTTGAGCCTCGACGGCGTGATCGAACTGACGACTTCCCCCTCTGAACCGCCAGATCCCGCACCACCGGCTCGCGGAAGCGGGCTGTTTGATCGACTTCTCGCCTCCGGTTCCGCCACACCGGCATCGCCGCCTGCGGCGCCTCCGCCTGCCGACCCCCAGCCACGGCCGTACCAGTCCGTCGAAGATCCGATCCTGCGTCTCCTCCGCGGGTCCGGTTAG
- a CDS encoding ammonium transporter: MRLTWQKAGIALAAGLGLWAITGGKAFAEEGPSTTELAVAMDTFFLFICAALVFFMQAGFAMLTAGLTRSKNTANILFKNLMDFVMCSIAFWAIGWGIAYGTSAGGFIGTDQFFLSVVTEEGSVPVLASWFFQVVFAGTAATIVAGAMAERTRFTAYLVYSFLISLFIYPVVVHWVWSGAGWLNHYAGNTEGNWGFTDFAGSTVVHSVGGWASLMGAIILGPRLGKYGPDGKPRTIPGHNMSLATLGVFILWLGWFGFNPGSQLAIASQSDADAVAMVAVTTNLAAAAGALGALFTAWLRYGKPDLGQTLNGVLAGLVAITAGCAYVTPLSAIIIGFIGGPIVVLGAELLDRMKIDDPVGAVPVHLMAGIWGTLAVGLFASFPGNTGTTGLFFGGGPTLLISQIVGILAVGVWTAALSGLMFLAIKATIGLRVSKEEEEAGLDIGEHGAVAYPDLAGAGVRAAGTAD; encoded by the coding sequence ATGCGACTGACGTGGCAGAAAGCCGGCATTGCGCTGGCGGCAGGTCTTGGTCTCTGGGCGATTACCGGCGGGAAGGCCTTTGCTGAGGAAGGACCCTCGACGACCGAACTGGCCGTGGCGATGGACACCTTCTTCCTCTTTATCTGCGCGGCCCTGGTCTTCTTTATGCAGGCTGGCTTCGCGATGTTGACCGCCGGTCTTACGCGCTCGAAGAACACGGCGAACATTCTGTTTAAGAACCTGATGGACTTTGTGATGTGCTCCATCGCCTTCTGGGCGATTGGCTGGGGCATTGCGTATGGCACCTCGGCCGGGGGCTTCATCGGCACGGATCAGTTCTTCCTCTCCGTGGTGACCGAGGAAGGCAGCGTACCGGTGCTGGCGAGCTGGTTCTTCCAGGTGGTGTTTGCCGGTACCGCAGCGACCATCGTCGCCGGGGCCATGGCCGAGCGCACCAGGTTCACCGCGTACCTGGTCTACAGCTTCCTCATCTCGCTCTTTATCTACCCGGTTGTCGTACACTGGGTCTGGAGCGGGGCCGGCTGGCTCAACCACTACGCGGGCAACACCGAGGGCAACTGGGGCTTCACCGACTTCGCCGGCAGCACGGTGGTGCATAGCGTCGGCGGCTGGGCCTCGCTGATGGGCGCGATCATCCTTGGGCCGCGCCTAGGCAAGTACGGTCCCGATGGCAAGCCCCGGACCATCCCCGGCCACAACATGTCGCTCGCGACGCTGGGCGTGTTCATTCTCTGGCTGGGCTGGTTTGGCTTCAACCCCGGCAGCCAGTTGGCGATCGCCTCCCAGAGTGATGCTGATGCCGTAGCCATGGTCGCAGTGACCACCAACCTGGCGGCAGCCGCTGGCGCCCTCGGCGCCCTCTTCACCGCCTGGCTGCGCTACGGCAAGCCTGACCTTGGCCAGACGCTCAATGGCGTGCTTGCCGGTCTGGTAGCCATCACTGCCGGCTGCGCCTATGTCACCCCGCTATCGGCGATCATCATCGGCTTCATCGGCGGCCCGATCGTGGTGCTCGGCGCCGAACTGCTCGACCGCATGAAGATTGACGACCCGGTCGGCGCCGTGCCCGTGCACCTGATGGCCGGCATCTGGGGCACACTGGCAGTGGGGCTGTTTGCCTCCTTCCCCGGCAATACGGGCACCACCGGTCTGTTCTTTGGTGGCGGCCCCACCCTGCTGATCTCGCAGATCGTCGGCATCCTGGCCGTCGGTGTCTGGACCGCCGCCCTCTCCGGCTTGATGTTCCTCGCTATCAAGGCCACCATCGGCCTGCGGGTGAGCAAGGAGGAGGAAGAGGCTGGTCTGGACATTGGCGAGCACGGCGCGGTTGCCTACCCCGATCTGGCGGGCGCGGGCGTGCGCGCCGCGGGCACGGCCGACTAA
- a CDS encoding cysteine desulfurase-like protein, whose product MLLFDPYAVRPLFPALAQQCGMREAVFFDGPGGTQVPQSVIEAMASYLATSNANTHGAFPTSRRTDETIAAAHRAVADLLGCASEEIVFGPNMTTLTFAVSRALGRDLLPGDEVVVTRLDHDANVAPWRALEERGAIIREVDVHLEDCTLNMADLAAKVHGRTRIVAVNYASNAVGTISDVQSVIRLAHSVGAIVYVDAVHYAPHGPIDVRALGCDFLACSVYKFFGPHVGVLYGRRELLERLQPYKVRPAPEQSPERWMTGTQNHEGLAGTIAAIEYLASLGVATNASASHARRDALMRAMTTIKTYERGLAGQLVEGLLRIPGLTFYGIREAARFDERTPTAAFRLANLPPRAVAEALAERGIFVWDGNFYAVGLTERLGVEDQGGLVRVGLTHYNTPEEVDYFLDVLDSLAAAR is encoded by the coding sequence ATGCTGCTCTTTGATCCATATGCGGTGCGACCCTTGTTTCCGGCGCTGGCCCAGCAGTGCGGTATGCGCGAGGCGGTGTTCTTCGACGGGCCGGGGGGGACGCAAGTTCCGCAGTCCGTCATCGAGGCCATGGCCAGTTATCTGGCCACCAGCAATGCCAACACCCACGGAGCCTTTCCCACCAGCCGCCGCACCGATGAGACCATCGCGGCGGCGCACCGGGCCGTGGCCGACCTGCTAGGCTGCGCTTCCGAGGAGATCGTCTTTGGACCGAACATGACCACGCTGACCTTCGCCGTCAGCCGGGCGCTGGGCCGTGACCTGCTTCCGGGCGACGAGGTGGTGGTGACGCGCCTCGACCACGACGCGAACGTGGCCCCGTGGCGCGCCCTGGAGGAGCGCGGGGCGATCATCCGCGAAGTGGACGTTCACCTCGAGGATTGCACCCTCAACATGGCCGATCTCGCGGCAAAGGTGCACGGGCGCACCAGGATCGTGGCGGTCAACTACGCTTCGAATGCCGTCGGTACAATCAGCGACGTACAGAGCGTGATCCGTCTGGCCCACAGCGTGGGCGCAATCGTCTATGTTGACGCAGTGCATTACGCGCCTCACGGGCCGATTGATGTGCGCGCCCTGGGCTGCGACTTCCTGGCGTGCAGCGTCTACAAGTTTTTCGGCCCGCACGTGGGGGTGCTGTATGGCAGGCGCGAGCTGCTGGAGCGGCTGCAGCCCTACAAAGTGCGCCCGGCGCCCGAGCAAAGCCCCGAGCGCTGGATGACCGGCACGCAGAATCATGAGGGGCTGGCCGGAACCATCGCGGCGATTGAGTATCTGGCGTCGCTGGGAGTCGCGACTAATGCCAGCGCCTCCCATGCACGGCGCGACGCCCTGATGCGGGCGATGACGACGATCAAGACTTACGAGCGCGGCCTGGCCGGGCAGCTGGTCGAGGGGCTGTTGCGTATCCCCGGATTGACCTTTTACGGCATCCGCGAGGCGGCGCGCTTCGACGAGCGCACGCCGACGGCGGCCTTTCGCCTGGCAAATCTGCCGCCGCGGGCCGTTGCCGAGGCCCTGGCCGAACGGGGTATTTTCGTCTGGGACGGCAACTTCTACGCCGTAGGTCTGACCGAGCGGCTGGGCGTTGAGGACCAGGGCGGCCTGGTGCGGGTGGGGTTGACCCACTACAACACGCCTGAGGAAGTGGATTACTTTCTTGATGTGCTCGATAGCCTTGCAGCGGCAAGATAG
- a CDS encoding phosphatase PAP2 family protein yields MSSQNDLTAEAIQRGAAPGRGYAVARLISQVFHPVFLGMVSIFIVGLLGVEPRQTGLYWALLCTGLQVLPPTLFFTIRLRQGAYTDDDISVRSQRNELYLFGIANLIAGMVVLQLLGAPRPILALAASGLAISVVAWLINLYWKISIHASSMGSTATLAALYSEPLGLALWLCALALGWARVRTRNHTPMQVVAGLLLAAGCVIGAFVAYGVL; encoded by the coding sequence ATGTCTTCACAGAACGATCTGACCGCTGAGGCCATCCAGCGGGGGGCAGCGCCGGGCCGCGGCTATGCCGTGGCCCGGCTTATCTCGCAGGTGTTTCATCCGGTGTTTCTCGGCATGGTCAGTATCTTTATCGTAGGTCTGCTAGGCGTCGAGCCGCGCCAGACAGGGTTGTACTGGGCCTTGCTCTGCACCGGGCTACAGGTGCTGCCGCCGACCCTCTTCTTCACCATTCGCCTGCGCCAGGGGGCCTACACCGATGACGATATCTCGGTGCGCTCGCAGCGCAATGAATTGTATCTTTTCGGCATCGCCAATCTGATAGCGGGTATGGTCGTGTTGCAACTGCTCGGCGCACCGCGGCCCATCCTGGCGCTGGCGGCGTCGGGGCTGGCAATCAGTGTAGTGGCCTGGCTCATCAACCTGTACTGGAAGATCAGCATCCATGCCTCAAGCATGGGTTCGACGGCGACGCTGGCCGCGCTGTACTCCGAGCCGCTGGGTCTGGCCCTCTGGCTGTGCGCCCTGGCCCTGGGATGGGCGCGGGTGCGCACCCGCAACCACACCCCGATGCAGGTGGTTGCCGGCTTGCTCCTGGCGGCGGGATGCGTGATCGGCGCATTTGTCGCCTACGGGGTGCTGTGA
- a CDS encoding alpha/beta hydrolase has translation MATTLTVTPWDADTALAGFEARTLTFPADDEGPVIATLVRRRAAAPSGRAALYIHGFVDYFFQTHLAEAFNTRGYHFYALDLRKCGRSLRPGQTPHFCTDLRDYYAELDAAITLIFDEEDRPWLLLDGHSTGGLIAALYAHEGRWRERVKALFLNSPFFAFYLPRRRMLAARLFAALGRWRPRLASNSSVSPFYAHSLHRNYYGEWEFNLNWKPIEGFPAYAGWMRAVMRGQRRLQAGLEIACPVLIMHSTRSLLLSRWDERLLRADAVLNVAHMRRYGPGLGPRVTLIAIEGGMHDLTLSAAPVRARVFEELFAWLEWVTLQGRRC, from the coding sequence ATGGCTACGACATTGACTGTTACTCCGTGGGACGCCGATACGGCCCTGGCAGGCTTCGAGGCGCGCACGCTCACGTTCCCTGCCGATGACGAAGGACCGGTCATCGCTACCCTGGTGCGCCGGCGCGCCGCTGCTCCGTCGGGCCGCGCGGCGCTCTACATCCATGGCTTTGTGGATTATTTCTTCCAGACGCATCTGGCCGAGGCCTTCAATACCCGTGGCTACCACTTCTATGCCCTTGACCTGCGCAAGTGCGGCCGCTCGCTGCGCCCTGGCCAGACGCCGCACTTCTGTACCGATCTCCGTGACTACTACGCCGAGCTTGACGCCGCCATCACCCTCATCTTCGACGAAGAGGACCGGCCCTGGCTCCTGCTCGATGGCCATTCCACCGGCGGTCTTATCGCCGCGTTGTATGCCCACGAGGGGCGCTGGCGCGAGCGGGTCAAGGCCCTGTTCCTGAACAGCCCCTTCTTTGCCTTTTATCTCCCCCGGCGCCGGATGCTGGCCGCGCGCCTGTTTGCCGCCCTGGGCCGCTGGCGCCCCCGGCTCGCCTCTAATAGTTCCGTCTCGCCGTTCTATGCCCATAGCCTGCACCGCAACTACTATGGCGAGTGGGAGTTCAACCTGAACTGGAAACCGATTGAGGGCTTTCCGGCCTATGCCGGGTGGATGCGGGCGGTGATGCGGGGACAGCGCCGGCTCCAGGCCGGGCTAGAGATCGCCTGTCCAGTGCTGATTATGCACTCGACGCGCTCGCTGCTCCTCTCCCGTTGGGACGAACGCCTGCTGCGGGCGGATGCGGTGCTCAACGTGGCCCATATGCGCCGTTACGGGCCGGGCCTCGGCCCGCGGGTGACGCTGATCGCCATCGAGGGCGGCATGCACGACCTGACCCTCTCGGCTGCGCCGGTGCGCGCCCGGGTCTTCGAGGAGTTATTCGCCTGGCTGGAATGGGTCACGCTGCAGGGCCGACGCTGCTAG
- a CDS encoding ATP-binding protein: MSTLPRAARWYLYSLWSIALVSIIAAIISTSAPMPGLLALGISGVAYVLADYFEVVFGLNQRDRVAMTVVDAPTIFLVPTAGAYGVLVVLIGSLLVDWLRGRPWYKGLFNASQRSITFLVMVAIYNALVPPAKPFFSGFGGLVTFAVLAVTYYTLNTLLVSTILALASGEPVLRVYRASFREVRWVHFITLPFGAILAYIWETNPWLTLAAVLPLFMAYRSFKTKAALQEESQRSRDLADQATRLVDELRARQEELIRSSQLAALGTFAASVAHEFNNLLTAIYGYTQLGLSAHEPQEKDQALDVVRRACTRRQSITRGLLSFTRRREPRRELCQLNDLVRDAITLLRPEFMRLGVVIEERLQPLPEVWCDSGQITQVLLNLLTNARNAVRDQGHGQIIIGTQMIEDQIELSVRDTGVGIPAEMLAAIFQPFVTTKHPSDARNSGGAGLGLAICRTIIENHGGVIRAESEVGRGTTMTVRLPLRASLAPATTDGPGEVGFDAEPDTHYASAPHSLA; encoded by the coding sequence ATGAGTACACTGCCGCGGGCTGCACGCTGGTACCTGTACAGTCTGTGGAGCATCGCACTGGTTAGCATTATTGCAGCGATCATTTCCACCAGCGCCCCGATGCCCGGGCTACTCGCGCTTGGCATCAGCGGTGTAGCCTATGTGCTGGCCGACTACTTTGAGGTGGTTTTCGGTCTCAATCAGCGTGATCGCGTGGCTATGACCGTTGTTGACGCGCCGACCATATTTCTCGTGCCCACGGCCGGTGCGTATGGGGTGCTGGTAGTGCTCATCGGCAGCCTGCTGGTGGACTGGCTGCGCGGGCGGCCATGGTACAAGGGTCTCTTCAATGCCTCACAGCGCAGTATCACCTTCCTGGTCATGGTCGCCATCTACAATGCGCTGGTACCGCCAGCCAAGCCGTTCTTCAGCGGCTTTGGGGGACTGGTAACGTTTGCGGTTCTTGCCGTAACCTATTATACGCTCAACACCCTCCTCGTCTCCACCATCCTTGCCCTGGCCAGCGGCGAGCCGGTCCTCCGGGTCTATCGCGCCAGCTTTCGCGAGGTGCGCTGGGTGCATTTTATTACCTTGCCCTTTGGCGCCATCCTGGCCTACATCTGGGAAACGAACCCCTGGTTGACCCTGGCTGCCGTGCTGCCCCTGTTTATGGCCTATCGCTCCTTCAAGACCAAGGCCGCGTTGCAGGAGGAAAGCCAGCGCAGCCGCGACCTGGCCGACCAGGCGACGCGCCTGGTGGATGAACTGCGCGCCAGGCAGGAGGAGTTGATCCGTTCCTCCCAGCTTGCCGCGCTGGGCACGTTTGCGGCGAGTGTGGCTCACGAGTTCAACAATCTGCTTACCGCCATCTACGGCTATACGCAGCTAGGGCTGAGCGCCCATGAGCCCCAGGAGAAGGATCAGGCGCTTGACGTGGTCCGGCGAGCCTGCACCCGCAGGCAGAGCATTACCCGCGGTCTACTCTCCTTTACGCGCCGGCGCGAACCCAGGCGCGAGCTATGCCAGTTGAACGACCTGGTCCGGGATGCGATCACCTTGCTGCGACCTGAGTTTATGCGCCTGGGCGTGGTGATTGAGGAGCGCCTGCAACCCCTCCCCGAGGTCTGGTGCGATAGCGGCCAGATCACCCAGGTGTTGCTTAACCTGCTCACCAATGCTCGTAACGCGGTGCGCGACCAGGGTCACGGGCAAATTATTATCGGCACACAGATGATCGAAGATCAGATCGAACTGTCGGTCAGGGACACAGGTGTCGGCATTCCCGCCGAGATGCTCGCGGCGATCTTTCAGCCATTTGTAACTACCAAACATCCGAGCGACGCCAGGAACTCCGGCGGCGCCGGCCTGGGACTGGCCATCTGTCGCACCATCATCGAGAACCATGGCGGCGTCATCCGGGCCGAGAGCGAGGTGGGACGGGGCACCACCATGACCGTGCGCCTCCCGCTGCGTGCATCGCTCGCCCCTGCGACAACGGATGGTCCAGGCGAGGTCGGGTTCGATGCGGAGCCGGACACCCACTACGCCAGCGCACCGCATTCGCTGGCCTGA
- a CDS encoding ABC transporter ATP-binding protein translates to MTPIVETRDLTRRYGQTLALNHLNLTIPQGAIYGFIGPNGAGKTTTMRILTTLLAPSDGEARVAGYSVQRDPVAVRRAVGFMPDFFGVYDQMTAQEYLEFFAAAYDVPVERRARLIGDLLALVELSHKRDANVMGLSRGMKQRLSLARTMLHDPALLILDEPASGLDPRARVELRELLKELRVMGKTIMISSHILTELAEMCTHIGIIERGNLLASGDVATIMREMQPHRVFEVRLLAASEASLAETLAAAAALVRDDPHVIDARPLPEDDPPHLQIDFDGDDRAVSALLARLLAGGMQVIHFAGQASNLEEIFLRVTGDSAYGGTS, encoded by the coding sequence GTGACGCCAATCGTAGAGACCCGCGATCTGACCCGGCGCTACGGCCAGACCCTGGCGCTCAATCATCTGAACCTGACCATTCCGCAGGGGGCGATCTACGGCTTCATCGGGCCGAACGGGGCCGGTAAAACCACCACCATGCGCATACTGACCACCCTGCTGGCGCCCAGCGACGGCGAGGCGCGGGTGGCGGGCTACTCGGTGCAGCGCGATCCAGTGGCCGTGCGGCGCGCTGTGGGCTTCATGCCCGATTTCTTCGGCGTCTACGACCAGATGACCGCGCAGGAGTACCTGGAGTTCTTCGCCGCGGCCTACGACGTGCCGGTGGAGCGGCGCGCCCGCCTGATCGGCGACCTGCTGGCCCTGGTTGAACTGAGCCACAAGCGCGATGCCAACGTGATGGGCCTCTCGCGCGGTATGAAGCAGCGCCTCAGTCTGGCGCGCACGATGCTCCACGATCCGGCGCTGCTCATCCTCGACGAACCGGCGAGCGGTCTTGATCCACGGGCGCGGGTAGAGTTGCGCGAGTTGCTCAAAGAACTGCGGGTGATGGGCAAGACGATCATGATCAGTTCGCACATTCTCACCGAACTGGCCGAGATGTGCACCCATATCGGGATTATCGAACGGGGCAATCTGCTGGCCTCGGGCGATGTGGCCACAATTATGCGCGAAATGCAGCCGCATCGCGTGTTCGAGGTGCGGCTGCTGGCCGCGTCGGAAGCCAGTCTGGCCGAAACCCTGGCGGCAGCCGCGGCCCTGGTGCGCGACGATCCCCACGTGATTGATGCGCGGCCCCTGCCCGAAGATGATCCGCCGCATCTGCAGATTGATTTCGATGGCGACGACCGGGCTGTAAGCGCGTTGCTGGCTCGCTTGCTCGCTGGCGGGATGCAGGTGATCCACTTCGCCGGTCAGGCGAGCAATCTCGAAGAGATCTTTCTGCGAGTCACCGGCGACTCAGCCTACGGCGGCACAAGTTGA